Part of the Nicotiana sylvestris chromosome 2, ASM39365v2, whole genome shotgun sequence genome, AAGAAGAATCAACATAAATATATGTGCTGGCTTATTGTTGCACTGGCGAACACAAAAGAGTCTTTACAGTAGCTTTTAGAAGAAGAGTAAACTTCTAATGTGTTTGCAGTCTTTTGGGTACTTCTCTCTGTTTTTTCTTGGGCTCCAGTAAACTGATCACATGCCCCTAGAAAGCTGTTTTCAAGTAAAATTAACAGATAATGAGAACCAGCTTCTCAAGACTGGGATACAGTGTCCAAATATAGCTCATCAACGAAAGAACTATCAATACAAGGCCAAGCAAATATCTCAGGGGAAGAAGTTGATCATCTTTTGTTGCATTGCCCTCTGTCCTCGGCTTTGTGGAGGGCAATCCTGAATCTTTTTGGTGTTTAATGGGTGATGCCAAGCACTGTAAAGGAAATGTTATATAGCTGGGCCGGTTTGCgtagaagaagaaagcaaaaggcgtggaagttcgccccgttagctctcatgtggatagtttggggggagagaaataggagagcttttgaggggattgagtctcctttttcacatcttaagaatagtcttttatctttgatcgctttttggtgAACTCATATAGCCCCTATTTGTATAGAAGATTGGGCGTCTTTTGCAGAGAATCATGTTCtgatgtaaattctctactttttggtatatTTCCTGTATACGGGAGTActctcccttttgattaatacaatttaccttataAAAAAAAAGGCCAAGCAAATATGAATAAGAAGTTGCAGCCTAGCAAACTTCAAGCAAATTACTCTACAGTTGAATCTACAGAAATTAATAAAAACCATGATAAGGGAAAAGTTGGTGTAGTGGAAAGAAAAGAGGTAACCGCTACTCTGCAACCACTGGATGAACAACCTATTCAGAAGGTCTTAGAAGAAAGAAAATGGTTCTCTGAGATCATATACGAGATTTCCTCTGTCATTAAGTGATAATCAGTTGAGTGGAacgtataaaaatataaaagaagatATAGAATTATTTTAATCAGGGTTCATATAGAAGAAGCATTACCCGTCCTCTATACTTCCAAAATCCATATTGTCAATAACAGATAGTATCTGTTTCTCACAGGCTTCACTTGTCTCCAGAAGCTGCTTCTGATTATCTGAAACACAGGTGGCTTCAAGGAGTTTATGGGTAAACTGGATCCCATTCAATGGATTTTTCATCTGCTGTCTGATATATGAAAATTCTTTAATTTTTGAAAGGGATTCTTTATTGTCTTGTCTCTCATCCGATGCCTCTGGGTCAACCAGTGTAGGCTGCAAGAAGCAGAAACACCCAATTATATTCCCATGCTCATCAGTTCTCTTGTTTGCTGTAAGGAACACTTCCACAAACTCCCCTGTCCTATTAAAAAAGCCAAATGGAAGCTTTTTGGTGTCATGGCCACTGATTGCTTGGTAGAAAAGAATCATAAATTTGGTAAGGGCATCTTGTCCCCTAAGGCGACAAAGACCACCAAAAACTTCACCAGGAAGTGTCCTCCCCAGGATCTCATATCTTGTCCAACCGGTCAACCTTTCCATCGCTGCATTCCACTCCGAACAGCAAGCATTTTCATCAGAAGCAAATATTGGTGGAATCAGTGGATTAAGGCTTTGTACAATAGCCTCATAATCTCCTTGCAACTGAATAAATTTATCCATGACAGCTTTCTCAGGAGTGACATCTTGAGCCACAAAGCACACGCCAACAACATCATTTTTGTGGTCCCTGCTTGTGCAGGTATTAGTCACAAGGTATAAAACTGATTTTGGTGGATCTTTCCCAAACCTTCGCAACTTTATTTCCACATTTTTGTCCTCCTCACCTGAATCATAAGTTATCACAAGTTACAATGAGAgagagggggagggggaggggagggggaggggagggggagGGTGCGAGAACAAGCACCGAGGAATGTGGGTGAAAGCTTGTATTTTATGCTAACTCTAGTCTTCAGTCAATATTCATTTACCTAGAAGAGGAAAAGAGGTCCTTTGCAATTAAAAGAGTGCACTGAAGAGTAAGCTAAGCTTCACTATACAGTGGAGATGACTGATTAGTCATTGCTGAAAGCACAGTATTTCCCCAAATGTAGATATGCAGGTAACTGTGCATATGTTGTAACATACAAGATGACAAGCCAATTCAATAAGTGTAGGTAAAAGAAGTGTAAGTAACCAATTCTCTTACCAATAGGCATGAATTTCAAATCTAAGAAGGTAGACCATCAAGTATAGACTGCAGTGCATAAAGAATGAAGATAAAAGAACACAATGAACACACATATTAGAAAATTATAGCCATCGGATGTAAAGTATGTttccaaattatgatgataactATTAAGGCTAAAAAGAAATACCTAACAGAGCTCTATGTAGAACTTTTTCAACAGTTTCATGTGAATCTTCATGAGCAACATCATTAATGAGAGACTTTCCAATAGCTTCACTAGCTTGCAACCCTGTCAAGTCAGCAATCTTCCCATTCCATCCATTTATTAAGCCAGATGGATCAACTCCAAAAATTGGAGCAGTGGCCGTCTCAATCAACCTAACCATTTCCATTGCCACAGAACTAAGTTCATCCATGCTTGGACCATCAGCATCATTCTGTTGAGAAGAGGTCATAGTTTTCAGAGAACTGTTCTCAATTTCTTGAATTGATTCTCTCATTATGATTTGTAGAGAATGAATGGCGTTAATCTCCGGAACATCCCAAGGCATACTTCTACTTTTAACCACTTCAAGAAAGGCATTAAATGAAGATCGTGGGTGCATTTTTCCTCCATCATCTTTATCGTCTGGATGATGCTTAGCACCTCCCCACTTGACTTCGTTTGCTGTGTGAGACCTGAACCAGAATAGGAAATCCTCGGAAGTAATTCTCGCAGTAGCCATGCCACAAACTTCATCTCCCAGTAAAGCTGCACCAGGATAAGCAGCATCTGCAAGACTGTCCGTACTTAAACCTGTCGAGTCCTTGTGAGCAACTAGTAACCACTCTGCAATATCTTTAACTTGTGCTTCAGTTGGTGTCACCCCAAGCAACCAACATTTTCCACCGTAATAAAGTGCAGCTCCATCGCACTTGACAAGATCCATAATACTAGGGGATTGTGTTACAATGCCAAATGGAACATCTCGAAGAAGCATGTCACATAATAAGGTCTGCATTTGGAGAGTTTTCTTCTCGGCCAACTGTGATGCCAACTGGAGCTCCATATGAAGCTGCAGCCCAAATGCCTGCATGAAGAATTCACATGCATACCGAAGTGGGAAAGGCACATAGCGGGGAGTACTGTGATGACAAACAACCAAACCCCAAAGCTTTCTCGAATCACTGCTATTGATAACTACTGACATCACCAACGACGAAATAGATCCCATGTTGGCCATATACTGTGTATGGCAGCCATGAGGTGATCTAAGAGTCGAATTTACCAAGCAGAGAGGCTGCTTCAGTTCTTCACTCTGAACAATCTTAACAGGCTGTGCATTGCAATCACATATCATCCTAATTCTGTTCTGCTTGAACAAGAACCGAGCAGCTTGCGGAATATCTGTTGCAGGATAATGCAAGCCCAAATAAGGTTCCAAGTCTGATCTCCTAATCTCAGACAAAACTTCACCATGATTATCATCATGGAACTTATAAACCATGACCCTATCATATCCAGTCAGCTTCTGCACATCTTCCACCACCGTATCACACAGAACCCCTATATCTCCACCAGGTAGTGATTGCAACCTAGATATCGACCGGACAGCCAGTTTTTGTGACTGCACAGCCCCAGCAAGCAGCAATGCAGGGTCACTAGAATTAGCAGGCTCTAAATCAATCACAATCCCCACATCAATCCTGTGAAGTATAGCATAAAAGGGCTTATGGGTACTCCTAGAATGAACCCATATAGGGTTCAACAAAGAAATTTCCCTAGAGGTCATGGCTTTAGCCAATGAAGCCCCAGAAGAAGGGGTGAAAAGGGTTCTAGCATCAACACCAATCAAAGTAATCAACTTTGATGACTCAGCAATCTTAAAACCTAACATATCAAAGCAATTCTCACTGTAACCTATAATCTTGAAAGTATGTTCCTCAATAGCAAGCACACAACCAAATGGTTGAACAAGCCCACCCCTTTGAATTCTTGAAAGATAAGAAGTGATTTCTTCTTCATTAGCATTATCCTGAGGTGCATAAAGAACTGATCTTGAATAATTAAAGGACTTACCAGAGACACCAGACAGTTCAAACTCAGCCATGAGCTTAGCATCAGCATTGTACTGAGCCATAGTTGCGTTGCTGGTGTTGTTGTTATTCATGTTACTAGCAGCAGAGGAAGAAAAGGTGGAATCTTTGTTAGAATTCTTCTTGTTTTGGAGATTAGGGCTTGTGggtcttcctcttcttctggtTTTACTGCTGCTCTGAAACTCCATTTTATGGGGTCTTGATATTGATATCTTAGAAACTGATCAGGTGGGTTCAGGACGAAGAGCAGCGGGTATTCTATCATGTCTGTACTTGATTCTCCTGTTTGTGCCCTCCTTGTAGCTTCAAACAtagctctctctctctccaaCTACAGGGTTTATCTTGTTGTAATTATGTCATTATACCTTTCTAATCACTGTCTTAATTCATGTTCATGGatgatattttttttgtttttacctgTTGTTATCCGTTTTCGCCTCGACTAAGGTctctttttttattaataaaaaaacaaaaataaaaaatgtgtttgtccataaaattttataaattttttaaaagaaagaaaatcaaaaatgagtttttcaaaaacCAAAAAGTAGTTTTGAtcactttttcaaaattttcagaatTTTTTTCCCCGCTGAAAActgcaatattttttcaagttaaatacatgtccaaacataattttaaatttcAACTTAACTCCAATAACTacttttttctcaaaaaattataattcttatgtccaaaatTCTACTATTTTTAAAGTATCTATTTCATATTATAATTTATCTAGTTTTGAATATCTAAATTTCATAATCAAAATACTATCAAACCATAATTCAGTTTTATTATGACTAAAATAGTTAAGTTGACCATTATTAGCGTACCAaaacatttaatttgaaatgaaGATCGAGAGTATGACCATGATTTACTTGCATCAAAACATTGTGTAAAGCTTGTTTGCATCAGTAAATTCAATAT contains:
- the LOC104217930 gene encoding phytochrome E isoform X1, which produces MEFQSSSKTRRRGRPTSPNLQNKKNSNKDSTFSSSAASNMNNNNTSNATMAQYNADAKLMAEFELSGVSGKSFNYSRSVLYAPQDNANEEEITSYLSRIQRGGLVQPFGCVLAIEEHTFKIIGYSENCFDMLGFKIAESSKLITLIGVDARTLFTPSSGASLAKAMTSREISLLNPIWVHSRSTHKPFYAILHRIDVGIVIDLEPANSSDPALLLAGAVQSQKLAVRSISRLQSLPGGDIGVLCDTVVEDVQKLTGYDRVMVYKFHDDNHGEVLSEIRRSDLEPYLGLHYPATDIPQAARFLFKQNRIRMICDCNAQPVKIVQSEELKQPLCLVNSTLRSPHGCHTQYMANMGSISSLVMSVVINSSDSRKLWGLVVCHHSTPRYVPFPLRYACEFFMQAFGLQLHMELQLASQLAEKKTLQMQTLLCDMLLRDVPFGIVTQSPSIMDLVKCDGAALYYGGKCWLLGVTPTEAQVKDIAEWLLVAHKDSTGLSTDSLADAAYPGAALLGDEVCGMATARITSEDFLFWFRSHTANEVKWGGAKHHPDDKDDGGKMHPRSSFNAFLEVVKSRSMPWDVPEINAIHSLQIIMRESIQEIENSSLKTMTSSQQNDADGPSMDELSSVAMEMVRLIETATAPIFGVDPSGLINGWNGKIADLTGLQASEAIGKSLINDVAHEDSHETVEKVLHRALLGEEDKNVEIKLRRFGKDPPKSVLYLVTNTCTSRDHKNDVVGVCFVAQDVTPEKAVMDKFIQLQGDYEAIVQSLNPLIPPIFASDENACCSEWNAAMERLTGWTRYEILGRTLPGEVFGGLCRLRGQDALTKFMILFYQAISGHDTKKLPFGFFNRTGEFVEVFLTANKRTDEHGNIIGCFCFLQPTLVDPEASDERQDNKESLSKIKEFSYIRQQMKNPLNGIQFTHKLLEATCVSDNQKQLLETSEACEKQILSVIDNMDFGSIEDGSKVELNMEEFVLGNVVDAIESQVMILLKEKNLQLLHDIPDQIKTLPLYGDQIKLQLILSDFLLSVVHHAPSPDGWVEIKVLPGLKLIQDGNECIRLQFRMTHPGQGLPAALIEDMSGGRNRGTTQEGIALNFSQKLVNTMNGHVRYVREENKCYFLIDLELKTGKSTQHGPDSDGTEKMEI
- the LOC104217930 gene encoding phytochrome E isoform X2 — encoded protein: MEFQSSSKTRRRGRPTSPNLQNKKNSNKDSTFSSSAASNMNNNNTSNATMAQYNADAKLMAEFELSGVSGKSFNYSRSVLYAPQDNANEEEITSYLSRIQRGGLVQPFGCVLAIEEHTFKIIGYSENCFDMLGFKIAESSKLITLIGVDARTLFTPSSGASLAKAMTSREISLLNPIWVHSRSTHKPFYAILHRIDVGIVIDLEPANSSDPALLLAGAVQSQKLAVRSISRLQSLPGGDIGVLCDTVVEDVQKLTGYDRVMVYKFHDDNHGEVLSEIRRSDLEPYLGLHYPATDIPQAARFLFKQNRIRMICDCNAQPVKIVQSEELKQPLCLVNSTLRSPHGCHTQYMANMGSISSLVMSVVINSSDSRKLWGLVVCHHSTPRYVPFPLRYACEFFMQAFGLQLHMELQLASQLAEKKTLQMQTLLCDMLLRDVPFGIVTQSPSIMDLVKCDGAALYYGGKCWLLGVTPTEAQVKDIAEWLLVAHKDSTGLSTDSLADAAYPGAALLGDEVCGMATARITSEDFLFWFRSHTANEVKWGGAKHHPDDKDDGGKMHPRSSFNAFLEVVKSRSMPWDVPEINAIHSLQIIMRESIQEIENSSLKTMTSSQQNDADGPSMDELSSVAMEMVRLIETATAPIFGVDPSGLINGWNGKIADLTGLQASEAIGKSLINDVAHEDSHETVEKVLHRALLGEEDKNVEIKLRRFGKDPPKSVLYLVTNTCTSRDHKNDVVGVCFVAQDVTPEKAVMDKFIQLQGDYEAIVQSLNPLIPPIFASDENACCSEWNAAMERLTGWTRYEILGRTLPGEVFGGLCRLRGQDALTKFMILFYQAISGHDTKKLPFGFFNRTGEFVEVFLTANKRTDEHGNIIGCFCFLQPTLVDPEASDERQDNKESLSKIKEFSYIRQQMKNPLNGIQFTHKLLEATCVSDNQKQLLETSEACEKQILSVIDNMDFGSIEDGKVELNMEEFVLGNVVDAIESQVMILLKEKNLQLLHDIPDQIKTLPLYGDQIKLQLILSDFLLSVVHHAPSPDGWVEIKVLPGLKLIQDGNECIRLQFRMTHPGQGLPAALIEDMSGGRNRGTTQEGIALNFSQKLVNTMNGHVRYVREENKCYFLIDLELKTGKSTQHGPDSDGTEKMEI